A region from the Coffea eugenioides isolate CCC68of chromosome 9, Ceug_1.0, whole genome shotgun sequence genome encodes:
- the LOC113782240 gene encoding uncharacterized protein LOC113782240 has product MASEDTFEVGDMDRSFIVNLNQRTCDCGAFQLVGLPCKHAALGIIYKREKLEDYCDQWFSKDIYLKAYASMIHPTPHEKRWPPMDEVTPKVVLPPPLRRAPGRPRVNRRREADEGPSSQPKRSSTLKCGNWGQFGT; this is encoded by the coding sequence ATGGCAAGTGAGGATACATTTGAGGTTGGTGATATGGACAGATCATTCATAGTcaatttaaaccaaaggacttGTGATTGTGGTGCCTTCCAATTAGTTGGACTTCCTTGCAAACATGCTGCACTTGGCATTATCTACAAAAGGGAAAAGTTGGAAGATTACTGCGATCAGTGGTTCTCCAAAGACATTTACTTGAAGGCATATGCTTCTATGATTCACCCTACACCTCATGAAAAGAGGTGGCCGCCTATGGATGAAGTTACCCCTAAGGTTGTATTGCCCCCTCCTTTGAGAAGGGCTCCTGGTAGGCCAAGAGTTAACAGAAGAAGAGAAGCTGATGAAGGACCTTCATCTCAGCCAAAAAGGTCTAGTACCTTAAAGTGTGGAAATTGGGGTCAGTTTGGAACATGA
- the LOC113782241 gene encoding uncharacterized protein LOC113782241 — MWVYNPREEIEFEKGQLFTNVDSFIAALKDYVIQKGFPVVRLKNEKTRVIAICGIDGCKWRIHASPMADSITFMIKSYQSEHSCVMDKSNVEATSDWIAKKLVPLMRDHPNISSQGIEAEMITKYGIKTSYMQLFRAKKKAEEGIQGNFSDSYGKLPKYAALLRQYNPQSICKIHYDRPNLLVEPRFLRIFVSFRAQKTGFLEGCRPFIGFDGCHLKGPFGGVLLTAVPLDRNDSIFPIAFAVAECENKETWSWFFHFFEEFFGPFNNHLPLIFMSDRQKGLNLAYEEIFPNASGRYYCRHNCSNFKQQFPGMLLNSFLWKAAKSYDQISHNEAMSTIKDINIQAWKYLDKIPKKAWCRYAFAKEIKCDHVTNNFTESFNS; from the exons ATGTGGGTGTACAATCCAAGAGAGGAGATTGAGTTTGAGAAGGGCCAATTATTCACCAATGTGGATTCCTTTATAGCTGCTTTGAAGGATTATGTCATCCAAAAGGGATTTCCAGTAGTAAGATTGAAGAATGAGAAAACTAGAGTGATAGCTATTTGTGGTATAGATGGTTGCAAATGGAGAATTCATGCAAGTCCTATGGCTGATTCTATCACTTTTATGATTAAATCTTACCAATCGGAACACAGTTGTGTGATGGATAAAAGTAATGTAGAAGCCACATCAGATTGGATTGCAAAGAAGTTGGTGCCTTTGATGAGAGATCATCCTAACATATCTAGCCAGGGCATAGAAGCAGAGATGATAACTAAGTATGGTATTAAAACAAGTTACATGCAGCTTTTTAGAGCAAAAAAGAAAGCAGAAGAGGGGATTCAAGGAAACTTCAGTGATTCTTATGGCAAATTACCAAAGTATGCAGCACTTCTAAGACAATATAATCCACAAAGCATTTGCAAAATACATTATGATAGGCCAAATCTCCTTGTAGAGCCCAGATTTTTAAGAATATTTGTTAGTTTTAGAGCACAGAAAACTGGTTTTCTTGAAGGTTGCAGGCCATTCATTGGCTTTGATGGCTGTCACTTGAAGGGTCCCTTTGGTGGTGTTTTACTCACAGCAGTGCCCTTAGATAGGAATGATAGTATATTTCCAATTGCATTTGCTGTAGCTGAATGTGAAAACAAGGAAACATGGAGCTGGTTCTTTCACTTTTTTGAGGAGTTTTTTGGACCATTCAACAACCACTTACCTTTAATCTTTATGAGTGATAGGCAAAAG GGGCTCAACCTTGCTTATGAGGAGATTTTTCCAAATGCTAGTGGTAGATATTATTGCAGGCACAATTGCAGCAACTTCAAGCAGCAATTTCCAGGCATGCTACTTAATAGTTTCTTGTGGAAGGCagcaaagagttatgatcaGATAAGTCACAATGAAGCAATGTCAACCATTAAAGACATCAACATACAGGCTTGGAAATATTTGGACAAAATTCCCAAGAAGGCGTGGTGTAGATATGCATttgcaaaagaaattaaatgTGACCATGTCACAAATAATTTCACTGAATCGTTTAATTCATGA